DNA sequence from the Poecilia reticulata strain Guanapo linkage group LG19, Guppy_female_1.0+MT, whole genome shotgun sequence genome:
TACTACTATTACAGGGCCTAATTTTAGAGCAAGTGCTTMTTTTTTGGCCAGAAAGCCTCCCAGTCAACTTGGATTTAAAACCAGCTAGTCATTTGTTTCCATATTTATGGTAAATGTCTAGATCTGATGTGCTATttactttgttctttgtttcaacttcagtttttttctttgattaagAAATTCTTGTGAATATATaggaaaaaatgataaaatgaacAACAGTATTATAATTTATGTATTCTgttgctcatttatttatttRTTTGTTTTTTTGTACWGCAATAAAGTAAGTCATTAATCACAGTGGTCTAAACCTGACATTAAGAAAATAGGtcagtgttttaattttagaacAGAGCCACCTGTCTATGTCAGTACCAGCATGGCTGTAGTAAAGCCTCAACAGTttggaaatacattttatatccTCAGGGAATCCAGAGAATAAATCATCCAAAGTGGTAGTTTTCGGAGTAGTATTTTAMTATTTGTGTACACAGAATTAAGCAAAATGCAGGATACAAGCAGTGCAGTTTCTTGTGTCACTGCCTCTCTAAAAGAACTGCAGAAGGTTTTGTATGGAGGTAAGAGATTTGGGAACCATGTGGATGAAGTTTGGCCAAACCTCTACATTGGGAACATGTAAGTGTTAACTTCCACAATATTCGTTTCTCATCCAATCGTCCCGTGCCAAATATTATGCCTGCGTGCTTTCTCCTCAGGTCAGTTGCCAACGACCGCTACAGTCTGTGGAAGCTGGGAATTACTCATGTTGTGAATGCAGCTCATGGGAGGATGTACTGTCAGGGAAGTCATGACTTTTATGGCGCCACAGTGGAATATTATGGAGTCCCCGCTGATGACTCGCCGAGTTTTGACCTTTCTCGCTATTTCTTGCCAACTGCTGAGTATATTCACAACTCACTCAACACGAATGGGGGTAAATACCTGTCAAGTTGCCttagtttcattatttaataGAATAACAATAATGTCCtccactttaatttattttcttccactgTAGCTCGGGTGTTAGTGCACTGTGCAGTCGGAGTGAGCAGGTCTGCCTCGCTGGTGTTGGCTTACCTCATGATCTACCATGCTTACACCCTGCTGGAAGCCATCAATAAGGTCAAAGAGTGCAGGTGGATTTTCCCAAACAGGGGTTTCCTAAAGCAGCTGCGTGCTTTGGATCTGAAACTACACAATACTCCTGCCAATGGGActtaaaacatcagttttcttcaGGATGAGTGATGCTGCGTGTATCTGCCAGCAGAGGTAGACACAAAGCTGGCCAGTGGCANNNNNNNNNNNNNNNNNNNNNNNNNNNNNNNNNNNNNNNNNNNNNNNNNNNNNNNNNNNNNNNNNNNNNNNNNNNNNNNNNNNNNNNNNNNNNNNNNNNNNNNNNNNNNNNNNNNNNNNNNNNNNNNNNNNNNNNNNNNNNNNNNNNNNNNNNNNNNNNNNNNNNNNNNNNNNNNNNNNNNNNNNNNNNNNNNNNNNNNNNNNNNNNNNNNNNNNNNNNNNNNNNNNNNNNNNNNNNNNNNNNNNNNNNNNNNNNNNNNNNNNNNNNNNNNNNNNNNNNNNNNNNNNNNNNNNNNNNNNNNNNNNNNNNNNNNNNNNNNNNNNNNNNNNNNNNNNNNNNNNNNNNNNNNNNNNNNNNNNNNNNNNNNNNNNNNNNNNNNNNNNNNNNNNNNNNNNNNNNNNNNNNNNNNNNNNNNNNNNNNNNNNNNNNNNNNNNNNNNNNNNNNNNNNNNNNNNNNNNNNNNNNNNNNNNNNNNNNNNNNNNNNNNNNNNNNNNNNNNNNNNNNNNNNNNNNNNNNNNNNNNNNNNNNNNNNNNNNNNNNNNNNNNNNNNNNNNNNNNNNNNNNNNNNNNNNNNNNNNNNNNNNNNNNNNNNNNNNNNNNNNNNNNNNNNNNNNNNNNNNNNNNNNNNNNNNNNNNNNNNNNNNNNNNNNNNNNNNNNNNNNNNNNNNNNNNNNNNNNNNNNNNNNNNNNNNNNNNNNNNNNNNNNNNNNNNNNNNNNNNNNNNNNNNNNNNNNNNNNNNNNNNNNNNNNNNNNNNNNNNNNNNNNNNNNNNNNNNNNNNNNNNNNNNNNNNNNNNNNNNNNNNNNNNNNNNNNNNNNNNNNNNNNNNNNNNNNNNNNNNNNNNNNNNNNNNNNNNNNNNNNNNNNNNNNNNNNNNNNNNNNNNNNNNNNNNNNNNNNNNNNNNNNNNNNNNNNNNNNNNNNNNNNNNNNNNNNNNNNNNNNNNNNNNNNNNNNNNNNNNNNNNNNNNNNNNNNNNNNNNNNNNNNNNNNNNNNNNNNNNNNNNNNNNNNNNNNNNNNNNNNNNNNNNNNNNNNNNNNNNNNNNNNNNNNNNNNNNNNNNNNNNNNNNNGTGCTGAACAAAGGACATTCAAGTTCAATCAAGATCTCCACAAAATCCAGAAGCAGCATAGAACATTTTTCTACCACTTATTTGACATAGCAATCGTTAACATCTTCCTTCTCTTCAAAGAGTTCTGCTCAGCTGACCATTCATGTGACTCTCTTTTATAGGAATATTGCAGACTTTTAATGAGGTCAATAACATGAGCTctaaactaaattaattctacAGGTAAAATTATGTTGTAGGAATGTCTCAACCAGGATCAGATCAGTCAAGATATGCAttgattcaaaaatattttatcttcaacaCACTTAGCTCGCCTTATTTCTAAAGACTCCGATTTTAGCATTTGTGTCAACACTGAAAGGGGAAAATTTCATGTTGAATGGGAAATYTTTTGCTGAATTACCTTTATTACTTGAAGGTAGTGAAGCAACTTCTCTAGTTCCacccacactgtaaaaaaaactgtaaaaaacgGGTAAATGTACAACATAAATTTGAAGGAATTTTTCGTTTAACAGGTATTTTTCCGTATTTTCAATTTCGcgcattgcatcatgggaacaagaACCTGCACGAAGCGCGAAATCTTTTTCTGAAGCCATTTCAAGCTATTTCAAAGAGTTCCTTAGAAATTgtatcactttttaaaaaaatgttttgaatgtcAAAGCTCTCTCTGCTCCGACACTGAATATGTATCCTGRACCCGGGTTGGACTTAGAAGTTGGAGTGATCGGGTTTTTGGCACCGCTGGGGTAACGTAAAGTAAAtcaataaacaatttttaaataaaaaaaaatacatagcaGTATTAGTATAGTTAATAGTTCAGACTGGCGAACAGCTATCTTCTTGTAAATACGGTATAATTTTGATATAGCATTCGCTTTACTAAAAATATCCTTAYTCATGATTTTTAAATGCCGTTTTTGgttatgaaatgtaaaagtaagaCGAAGTTATTCGCTAAATAACGGTAAccgcttttctcttttttttYCCCACACTCCATATACGGCGCccatttttgcatttatctcTTGAAAAACTTGCTAGCTGGATTTATTCGACCATCTTAATAAGAATGTCTCACATAGCCCCCCAAAATATTGCTATATATGACAGTCATCGTCTGCTGTGAGTTTTCTTGACGTGGCCTTTGGTATTATGATATGTAATgcgtatttttctttttcataaatcCAAACTGCTGTAGCTGTTGTTACAGTCTTTGTAGCTCATTATAATTTTCTCTCCTGAGTTCTGACACATCRGGGAGCTTAATTTAAGAAACTTTACCATTCAGCAAGcaccaagaaaaacattttgagttgtCACCTGTTTGCTGGTTTTGACCAAACAAGTTAGGCTTCATARTGCTGTCAGCAGATGGTGGTATAGGCTTTAATAAGCTTAGGTGTGACAGAAAGACAAAGTTTGtcaagaaagaaaactaaaaattgtGTTGCTTTAGTTTAAAGGTTGTGCGTGACAGTATAATAATGGCTATATAGTGACTATTTATTGCAAActcagccaaaaaaaataaacaaccctATAAGAAGTTTTATCTATTGTGctttatgaataataaatgaacACATGTAACTTTCTCATTATGTCCTACCTCTCTAAATACAGAAAtttgatcattaaaaaaaaaaatgttttgaatgtcAAAATTAACTTCAGTCATCATTCACAAACAATGTTCGTTGATTGCTTTTGTTCATTATTTCCAACCCCTTAAATGCCTCAAGGTTATGAAAAAAAGTGTAACTGAACTCAKGACAGTTACATTTTAGTAAAGTTTAcctaaaaaacaaagcacaaacagatGGTAATGTTGAATAATTATCTCATTCTGTCTCTTACTCTTTGGTAGTCTATCCAGAACTGTTACCATCtgtcagaatgaaaaaaaaaaactgaaacaaagggCAACATTTGCTCCTTAAGGTATGTGAATCTCATTgctaataatttatttctgagaAATCCTGTTTTTGCGAGACAGCTCAGGTACAATGTTGTTCTAAGAAACACATTTGAACATGGGTTAACTGCRTATATCCTASATTAGTGGTGGGAACTGTCACATAACAAATGTGAAGCAAAARCCTGSCTTTAAATAATCCGTCGATAATCACCTTCAGGTCAAAAATTACCCAYAGACATTTACTGACCAGCGTTAGCACTGAACACGTTCCATCAACATTTATGAtccaacaaaaaggaaaattaaggCATTTAATGGAGTTACAGTGACGAAATAAAGTTTYCTTTCACTCAGTCYGACAGCTGGAAYGAGTTTAACCTGCAACCTGATAAGAGTTAAACACGACAAGCGCATGTAGTGGTGTTTCACTCTTTTAAACCCAATTTGCTGCAATGTTTGCACGGCAGCATTTAACAAGCCACATGACGCAAAATGATTCTGTTCAATAAATGCTGAGTTATATCCAATATAAGCAGTGCTCTTTAACAGTTTGACCATAATTACGCCCAATTATCACTGCTTTATAGAATGATTCATCACTGTGCGAGGCTGATTAAATTAAAGTCCCACGGCGGCGTGTGAAAGGCAGAGTCCCTGCTGCAGCGCGTGTTGTTCTGCCCTCTGCATGGGTAAGACTACACGCTAGGTTAAGCACCAAATTGGGTAACTGTCCAGCAACAGCACCTGCTGGAAATGATCATCCCGAGCTGGAGAGAGACCGGGACTGCTTTgataacaacaaacattttggcCGGCAATCGATCCAAGACTGGACTTTTGGACTTAAAATGCCAACTGTGAAAGACAAGGCAAAAGAATATCCAACTGTGAAGGACCTGCAGAAGGTTTTGGATGCTTGTAAGCTTCACCTCCACCAAATTGATGAAGTATGGCCAAATATATACATAGGAAATGTGTAAGTagtatttaattacatttttatatatatatagaacgCCACTGCATCTATACAGGCGCAtttagaaaatttgaatatcatTAAAATTTGTMattgaaaaagtgaaattcatgTCTTGTATAGCTTCATTGCACAATGAGTAACATTTccaaagtatttatttccacttatGTTGATGATTGTACTTTAAAGctaacaaaaatagaaaatgatgtCTCAAATATTAGAATAATgcatttccaataaaaaataGTCATTCAGAAATGTTATGCACAACGTGATAATGAGGAAGATTGGCAATTTGATAATTGTCCAGCAGACATTCATTGACAAAACCCACAAGGAGGGTAAACCATAGTCCACTGTGTCCGggcatattaatggaaagttgactggaaggaaaaactgtggYAGAAAAGGGACACTGCAACCTTAGGATTAAGTGAAAGATATTCAAGGTTTTGGGGGAAATACTCATGGCGTGTCAAGGTGTGAATTTAAATGTCACCACATACTAACTACCCTAAATAAATGACTCAAACCAATCATATGTccctttggtaaaaaaaaatgcatcagttgGAATTAtgaactaccgtattttccgcactataagatgcaccttcaatgaatggcctattttaaaacttgtttataGGTATATagggcgcatagaatagacacttcAGTTTGCCAATTTATTCCacactctattattacacatccacatttgtaaagaagtggtccccgagtactttatgtACTAGGCtaccccagtcattgtttcactcacggtgttgcgatattgtgcccaactgctttctgggtaacacagaccaaccgacacgctgccgccgcagtctctgtctctcttcccccgcccctctgccccccctggctttaaatgtattgtcaaactttattaacaaaccagcgttctgacaactatcccagcatgcaccgcgcacttcttctacgggggaaaatgaagtcgggggctgcttaccgtagttgctagacatGTTGTGGCtaaatattggtccatatataaggcccaccagattataaggcgcactgtcgtcttttgaggaaattgaaggtttttaggtgYgccttatagtgcggaaaatacggtaaatttTACTGCTTTggaatatattaaaattaaatagaatCTTATAAGATTAAACCGTTTATATTTCTGTGTATAAAAACTGGGTCTGTTTGTACTGTAAACTGGttatatagaaataaataacgAGACTGAACTGATTAGTTGAGCCATGCTGTGCTYGTGTTGGTCCAATGTCTGTGATCGAGTCTGATGTCAGCGCAGCCGTCTAACAGGAAATCTTTGAGCACTTTATGCTTCACTCTGCTGACAAGCTTAATgcagatgctgatttcattttccagcaggacttggcacctGCCCACACTCCTAAAACTGCCAATATTTGATTTAGTGACCGTACAGTATCTCTGTTCTCGACTGGTCAGCAAACTGGTCTGAGCTGTATTCTGTAGAAAAGTAGTGGAGTATTRTTAGGAGAAAGATGAGAGACTCGAAAACAAACGGTATAGCGTTGCCTATGGAGAATYGATGGAGTTTAGTTCAAGTGATTAAGTACATATTCTTCACAGTATAGGTAGTTTTCAGTAAGCCATCATTTCTGcattaagtcatgtttttattagtgtgatattatatattaaatattatttatctgCCAAGCtaaatttggggttttcatcAACTCTCGTACATAATCAGACAACTGTAMATTTGATACGGCTCTTCAAATCCCTAAGYACATGTGCAACATTTTCTGtagcactttttccttcccctcAACTTTYcattaaaatgtttagataCCACACTGTTTGTACAGCTAATTTCTTTACggattacattttattgctcGCCAGCCTTGTGAAGGGTGWCAGTGATTTCCCACTGGACAYTTGTCGACTCCTCCTCATGACTTAGCATTTCGTAGTCKCTATGTAGCATTTCActatcaaaaaattatttttattagtccTGTGgaatattcattttattgtcaGAAGCTGAACTTAAGGGTTTCATCATCTGTTAACAGCATTatcaaaattaacataaaacaaacacttgaaatatatcCATCTGTGTATACAAGTTTCAAATTAATCGCTACAAGTACATTTTTCTATGATATTCTGATTTACTTACATCCAGCCACCACATTTCTTTGAACCTCTACCACATATTGTCATTCTGACAGAAAACCATTGTGCTGCGATGCATAGCTTTCACCAACGTCTTGAacttctctctgtctctgtgtcttgCTAGGGCAGTAGCCCAAAACAAGGCTGTCCTGCTGAATTTAGGCATAACTCATGTGTTAAATGCTGCTCACTCCAAGCAAGGCAGCCCAGGGAACCAAAGCTTTTATGGCAACGACTTTGTGTATTTTGGCATTCCAGCAGATGACTCGACTCACTTTGATCTGGACGTTTACTTCCAGCCCGCTGCGGATTTCATTCATAAAGCTCTGAAGTCACCCGGTGGTAAGAACTTTCAACAAACTTGATCCAGAATGCACAGAAGGAAAA
Encoded proteins:
- the LOC103481478 gene encoding dual specificity protein phosphatase 13-like, which produces MQDTSSAVSCVTASLKELQKVLYGGKRFGNHVDEVWPNLYIGNMSVANDRYSLWKLGITHVVNAAHGRMYCQGSHDFYGATVEYYGVPADDSPSFDLSRYFLPTAEYIHNSLNTNGARVLVHCAVGVSRSASLVLAYLMIYHAYTLLEAINKVKECRWIFPNRGFLKQLRALDLKLHNTPANGT